The DNA sequence ACTATGTCTACGAGTGCCGCGAATGAACCTTCGGTTCTTCCCAAGAACAAGGAGACACGAACTAAATAACTCGTATCAGGCTACGGGAATAGTGAACGGGAAGAAGGAACTAGTGAGGCTTTCGTTGGTCAAACAATATGCCCTCCTCACTTGAGGAGAGTGAAGGTCATGACTTATTGAAGGTCAATTGGCCAAGAGAAGGGGAACTCCTTTCGTCGGTAACTATTGAATTGCCTATCTAACAGTGGAGCGAAACGGAACGGGAAGGGAAACTCGTGTCGTCGGTTATCCAATTTCCCTCCTTTCTGTTTCGACAAAGAAAACGTTTAGGTATCGGTAATAGGATTCCCACTATGATTTGAAGAAAAAGATAGATTCTATAATAATCTACAAATAATATATAGAATCAGGCTCCGTAATCAAGTGCTCGCTGTGAGAAGAAGATCTACAGGCATGTACCCATTTCTCCCTGCAAAATAAGTTTGAACCCGAGTGAGTATGGACCATACGCTCATCTTTCTTCTCAATCTACACCTCGTTCCGCGAGAGACCTATCCTCGTTTCGAAATAAAGGACCATAGTGAGGATCGATCCCGGATAAGTGAGTCAGTGTAGGGACAGAGGCTGATGATTCTAAAGGTGATTTAAAACTACAAGATGACTTTATTTGAAAACGGAATCCAAATATCAACAAAAAGATGAATGGAAAGTCTTGTCGATATGAATTGAAAAGAAATGACAATGCTTCGATTTCGATCTTTACTTCTTTCTTGGATGCCTGAAGTTTGTGTTCGCATTTCATCAAAGGAAAAGTGGGCTGTACCTACATGAAGAAAAGAGTTGCTCGTGTAAAAGCAATATCTTCTATTTGACTTATCTAGCCGTGTCTTGCACATACTCGGCTCGGTGAATGGTTCATCTTCGATTGGCATGGTCCTTTGGATGTAAGAGATCTCGTTTGCTGGCCGGGCCCTTCCATGAGTTTAGATCTCTATGTATGAATCTCTTATGAAATCCCATACTTTTTATCATTTAAGAACGATCAGCATACTGTGTGACTTCTGCGTGACAGTTCTTGCATTTCGTTTGTTGCTTTGCATGAACATTTAGATATTGGAAAGCGAACTCCCTTAATTAGGAATTTCATAGATAGAGAAGGACGGGAAAAAAGAGAGAGACTGACTAACTACCCGGATCAATGCTGATTGACGACTGAATAAATAGCCGGAAGCAACAACTGCACGAGAGAGAAAGAGCGGATCCAACTAAGGAAATGCAGTACAGTACCTGTTCTGTCGGAGCTAATCATGCAAAGCTAGCGTAGCGCCAGCCGTCGAAGTGAATGAATTCGAAAGAACGAAGAAATAAGGAAATGAGACGACTCTTTCTTGAACAATTTCATAAGCAGATCTTCCCCTCCACACCAATCACGAGTTTTTTTTTATTCCTCTCGTATATCGTCGTCACGCCCTTAATGATAGGTTTTGAAAAAGATTTTTCATGTCATTCCCATTTAGGTTCGATTCGGATCTCTCTGTTGTTTCCCTTTCCTCCCGAACCTTTTCCTCGAAATGATAAAGAATCTGGTACACTCGAATTGTATTATTTAAGTGCTTATTGCTTGCCAAAAATCCTACTTCTACAATTGGTAGGTCACCGGGTTATTCAAATAAGTCGTGTTTTCTGTGCTTTTCCCATGTTACAACTTCCGTACCAATTCGATCGATCCGGAATGGATCGGTTAAACATTCTATTAGGGAGCCCGGTCTTGACTCTTCTGTGTGGTATTCATTCTCGTTCGGCTCTTGGAGTCACATCCAGCAGTGGTTGGAACAGCTCGCAAAATCCAACCACTTCACCTACTTTATTGCCCCCAACCGTTTCCCGTACCTCTATAGAAACAGAAGGGTTTCATGTTCTTTCATCGATTGGGTATTCCTCTCCTTTTGTATCTCTTTATCCAATTTCGGTCTCGATTAGTTCACAAGATTGAATGGCCAAGTCATGGAAAAGCCGTTATTCGATTGTTTTAAAAGAATGTGTTGAGCCGGGCCCGGGTATGTAAGTTCAGCGATGTACAAACAAGGATTGATTTGACTTCCGCACCTAGGTTGGGGGGTAGGTGAGGGTGGGGGGTTCTATTTTTGAAGAATAAGGAAGAGGAATAGAATCT is a window from the Sorghum bicolor mitochondrion, complete genome genome containing:
- the ccmB gene encoding cytochrome c biogenesis B, with amino-acid sequence MRRLFLEQFHKQIFPSTPITSFFLFLSYIVVTPLMIGFEKDFSCHSHLGSIRISLLFPFPPEPFPRNDKESGTLELYYLSAYCLPKILLLQLVGHRVIQISRVFCAFPMLQLPYQFDRSGMDRLNILLGSPVLTLLCGIHSRSALGVTSSSGWNSSQNPTTSPTLLPPTVSRTSIETEGFHVLSSIGYSSPFVSLYPISVSISSQD